A stretch of Vibrio aphrogenes DNA encodes these proteins:
- the fdx gene encoding ISC system 2Fe-2S type ferredoxin, which yields MPKIIVLPHEDLCPEGAVLEAETGESVLDVALKNGIGIEHACEKSCACTTCHVIIREGFDSLEESEELEDDMLDKAWGLEPESRLGCQAKVAHEDLVVEIPRYTINLASENH from the coding sequence ATGCCAAAGATTATTGTATTACCTCATGAAGATTTATGCCCAGAGGGCGCTGTGCTTGAGGCTGAAACTGGTGAATCAGTATTAGATGTGGCACTAAAAAATGGTATCGGTATTGAGCATGCGTGTGAAAAATCGTGTGCATGTACGACATGCCATGTGATTATCCGAGAAGGCTTTGATTCTTTAGAAGAAAGTGAAGAGCTAGAAGACGATATGCTAGACAAAGCATGGGGCTTAGAGCCAGAGTCGCGTTTAGGTTGCCAAGCAAAAGTGGCGCATGAAGATCTGGTGGTTGAGATCCCTCGTTATACCATTAACTTAGCGTCAGAAAATCATTAA
- the iscX gene encoding Fe-S cluster assembly protein IscX: MGLKWTDSQDIAIELAEKFPDLDPQTVRFTDMHQWITELDEFDDEPNRSNEKILEAILLCWLDEI, from the coding sequence ATGGGCTTAAAATGGACAGATTCTCAAGATATTGCGATTGAATTAGCTGAGAAGTTTCCTGACTTAGATCCGCAAACCGTACGTTTCACCGATATGCATCAATGGATCACGGAACTGGATGAATTTGATGATGAGCCTAATCGTTCTAACGAAAAAATATTAGAAGCGATTTTACTCTGTTGGTTGGATGAAATTTAA
- the pepB gene encoding aminopeptidase PepB has product MSTSMSVTISREAAQSQWGENALLSFSTEGAIIHLSSPSSDIVQRAARKLDAQGIKSVELNGEGWDLELIWSFIQGFRSSKKGNIVTWSALEPAEQTELEARVKVTDWVRDIINKSAEEVAPRQLATMAGEFIKSIAPEGSVSYKIVKDKDLLTEGWEGIYAVGRGSERTSAMLQLDFNPTGDADAPVYACLVGKGITFDSGGYSIKPSGFMDSMKADMGGSGTITGGLALAIARGLNKRVKLILCCAENMISGRALKLGDIITYKNGKTVEVMNTDAEGRLVLADGLMYASEHKPKLIIDCATLTGAAKNALGNDYHALLSFDNKLAQKALKSAEQESEGLWQLPLAEFHRNMLPSNFADMSNISNGSYNPGASTAAAFLSYFVEDYKKGWLHFDCSGTYRKTSSDKWSAGATGMGVRTLARILIDQAK; this is encoded by the coding sequence ATGTCAACATCTATGTCCGTGACAATTTCTCGTGAAGCCGCCCAGTCTCAATGGGGCGAAAATGCACTGCTTTCTTTTTCAACTGAAGGGGCCATTATCCATCTCAGCAGCCCTTCTTCTGATATCGTACAACGCGCTGCTCGTAAATTAGATGCTCAAGGGATTAAATCGGTTGAGCTCAACGGTGAAGGTTGGGATCTCGAGTTAATTTGGTCGTTTATCCAAGGATTCCGTTCATCGAAAAAAGGCAATATCGTCACTTGGTCTGCGTTAGAACCAGCCGAGCAAACCGAACTTGAAGCTCGAGTGAAAGTCACGGATTGGGTTCGTGACATCATCAATAAAAGCGCTGAAGAAGTCGCACCTCGTCAATTGGCCACTATGGCGGGTGAGTTTATTAAATCGATTGCTCCAGAAGGGTCGGTTTCTTACAAAATCGTCAAAGATAAAGATCTGCTAACGGAAGGTTGGGAAGGTATTTACGCGGTAGGGCGTGGCTCTGAACGCACTTCAGCAATGCTGCAATTAGACTTTAACCCAACCGGTGATGCTGATGCTCCTGTGTATGCCTGTTTGGTAGGTAAAGGAATTACGTTTGATTCTGGCGGTTATAGCATTAAGCCTTCTGGTTTTATGGACTCAATGAAAGCGGATATGGGCGGTTCAGGTACCATCACAGGTGGTCTTGCATTAGCGATTGCTCGCGGACTAAACAAACGCGTAAAACTGATTTTATGCTGTGCAGAGAATATGATTTCAGGCCGCGCATTGAAATTGGGTGACATCATTACCTATAAAAATGGCAAAACCGTTGAAGTCATGAATACTGATGCGGAAGGCCGTTTAGTACTGGCTGATGGCTTGATGTATGCCAGTGAACACAAACCAAAATTGATCATCGACTGCGCCACTTTAACTGGGGCGGCGAAAAATGCCTTAGGTAATGATTATCACGCGCTATTAAGCTTTGATAATAAATTGGCACAAAAAGCATTAAAAAGCGCAGAGCAAGAATCTGAAGGGCTGTGGCAACTACCTTTAGCAGAGTTCCATCGCAATATGCTGCCATCGAACTTTGCTGATATGTCGAATATTTCTAATGGAAGTTATAACCCAGGAGCCAGTACCGCGGCTGCTTTCTTGTCTTATTTTGTCGAAGATTACAAAAAAGGTTGGTTACACTTTGACTGCTCGGGCACTTATCGTAAAACATCAAGCGACAAGTGGTCAGCGGGTGCGACAGGCATGGGAGTGAGAACCTTAGCGCGCATTTTGATCGATCAAGCAAAATAA
- the ndk gene encoding nucleoside-diphosphate kinase, with the protein MGLERTFSIIKPDAVQRNLVGAIYQRIEQAGLTIVAAKMVHLTAEQATGFYAEHQGKPFFEPLKEFMISGPIMVQVLEGDNAIARYRELMGKTNPEEAACGTLRADYALSMRHNSVHGSDSPESAAREIEFFFPESEIFERS; encoded by the coding sequence ATGGGTTTAGAAAGAACATTTTCAATCATCAAGCCGGATGCGGTGCAACGTAATTTAGTTGGGGCGATTTACCAACGTATAGAGCAAGCTGGCTTAACTATCGTTGCAGCAAAAATGGTGCACTTAACCGCAGAGCAAGCCACAGGATTTTATGCTGAACATCAAGGCAAACCTTTTTTTGAACCATTAAAAGAATTCATGATTTCTGGGCCGATCATGGTGCAAGTTTTAGAAGGTGATAATGCAATTGCTCGTTATCGTGAATTAATGGGAAAAACCAACCCAGAAGAAGCAGCGTGCGGAACCTTACGTGCTGATTATGCTTTAAGCATGCGTCATAATTCGGTTCATGGCTCAGATAGTCCAGAATCGGCGGCGCGTGAAATTGAATTCTTTTTCCCTGAATCGGAAATCTTTGAACGTTCATAA
- a CDS encoding bifunctional tRNA (adenosine(37)-C2)-methyltransferase TrmG/ribosomal RNA large subunit methyltransferase RlmN, giving the protein MTMTKVNLLDFDRKGLRQFFTEELNEKAFRADQIMKWIYHFGCDDFSKMNNINKALRAKLEARCEIRAPYVSEAQHSSDGTIKWAMRVGDQDVETVYIPDEDRATLCVSSQVGCALECKFCSTAQQGFNRNLKVSEIIGQVWRAAREIGLQKETGRRPITNVVMMGMGEPLLNMKNLIPALEIMLDDLGFGLSKRRVTVSTSGVVSGLDQMTGNIDVALAISLHAPNDELRSQIMPINDRWDIQDFLGSVRRYIASSNANRGKVTVEYVLLDHVNDDMEHARQLAELLKDTPAKINLIPFNPYPGSPYNKPSNSRIDRFMKTLMQYDYTVTVRKTRGDDIDAACGQLVGDVIDRTKRTKQKQQGEPIPVKAI; this is encoded by the coding sequence ATGACCATGACAAAAGTAAATCTGCTGGATTTTGACCGCAAAGGTCTCCGCCAGTTTTTTACCGAAGAACTGAACGAGAAAGCATTTCGTGCCGATCAGATCATGAAGTGGATCTACCATTTTGGTTGTGATGATTTCTCCAAAATGAATAACATCAATAAAGCCCTAAGAGCCAAATTAGAGGCGCGCTGTGAAATTCGTGCCCCTTATGTCTCGGAAGCACAGCATTCTAGTGATGGCACCATTAAATGGGCGATGCGCGTAGGCGATCAAGACGTTGAAACGGTATACATTCCTGATGAAGACCGAGCGACCTTATGTGTCTCTTCTCAAGTGGGTTGTGCTTTAGAATGTAAATTTTGTTCAACCGCTCAACAAGGTTTTAACCGTAACTTAAAAGTATCGGAAATTATTGGTCAGGTGTGGCGTGCTGCTCGTGAAATCGGTTTGCAAAAAGAAACCGGTCGTCGTCCGATCACCAACGTGGTGATGATGGGCATGGGCGAACCATTGTTGAACATGAAAAACTTGATCCCTGCATTAGAAATCATGCTGGATGATTTAGGTTTTGGTCTATCAAAACGTCGTGTCACAGTTTCAACCTCAGGTGTGGTTTCTGGGTTAGATCAAATGACGGGCAATATTGATGTGGCATTAGCGATTTCATTGCATGCACCGAATGATGAGCTGCGTAGTCAAATCATGCCGATTAACGATCGTTGGGATATCCAAGATTTTCTGGGTTCCGTTCGTCGCTATATCGCCTCTTCTAATGCCAACCGCGGTAAGGTTACGGTCGAATACGTGTTACTTGATCATGTTAATGATGATATGGAACATGCTAGGCAGCTCGCAGAGTTGTTAAAAGATACCCCTGCAAAAATTAATTTAATTCCATTTAACCCGTATCCTGGGTCACCATATAACAAGCCAAGTAACTCTCGTATTGATCGCTTTATGAAAACATTAATGCAATACGATTATACGGTTACGGTACGTAAAACTCGTGGTGATGATATCGATGCAGCATGTGGTCAGCTGGTTGGAGATGTGATCGACCGAACAAAACGTACAAAACAAAAGCAGCAAGGGGAACCAATCCCAGTAAAAGCTATCTGA
- the pilW gene encoding type IV pilus biogenesis/stability protein PilW — translation MKNRVCILVVSFLTGCVTVTDKPNTAKFDNIKASEARISLGLGYLEEGNMVKARENLETAVKYAPTYYRALNSIAYYYQRVGENKLAEQAYQEALDSSPKNGDVLNNYGAFLCRQGEYKKADEYFNRAIEQPYYYLVAASYENAGLCALKSGDKEKAENYFSRALDHDPGRARSLLQMAELEIEKDEFSHARIRLLQFNQRYGYRPTSLDLLIKLEHKANNPELVSKYGNILKTKYPDSVQYQKYRQNEY, via the coding sequence ATAAAAAATAGAGTTTGCATTTTAGTGGTTAGTTTCTTAACCGGTTGTGTTACAGTGACCGACAAGCCAAACACTGCTAAATTTGATAATATAAAAGCGTCGGAAGCCAGAATCTCATTAGGATTGGGATATTTGGAAGAAGGCAATATGGTAAAAGCTCGTGAAAATCTAGAGACGGCGGTGAAATATGCGCCAACTTATTATCGAGCTTTAAATTCCATCGCTTATTATTACCAAAGAGTGGGCGAAAATAAATTAGCCGAACAGGCGTACCAAGAAGCATTGGATAGCTCTCCTAAAAATGGAGATGTATTGAATAACTACGGTGCCTTTTTGTGTCGTCAAGGCGAGTATAAAAAAGCGGATGAATATTTTAACCGCGCGATAGAGCAACCTTATTATTATTTAGTGGCCGCCAGTTATGAAAATGCTGGATTATGTGCATTAAAAAGTGGTGATAAGGAGAAAGCAGAAAACTACTTTTCTCGCGCTCTTGATCATGATCCCGGTAGAGCTCGATCATTGTTACAGATGGCTGAGTTAGAAATAGAAAAGGACGAGTTTTCGCATGCCAGGATCCGACTATTACAATTTAATCAGAGATATGGATACCGTCCTACTAGCTTGGATTTATTAATAAAACTAGAACATAAAGCCAATAATCCTGAGTTAGTGTCTAAGTATGGCAACATACTGAAAACCAAATATCCAGACTCTGTCCAATATCAGAAGTACAGACAGAATGAGTACTGA
- the rodZ gene encoding cytoskeleton protein RodZ produces the protein MSTENNETDPKVEVNTTLPGEMLRQRRLELGLSQKDIAEKLRLKVSVIESIETNQFDNHHVATFIRGYFRSYAKMVGIKEKDILIALEQSGRGQHKEQPMHSFSKKTERKQHDNRIMNLTWGILVIILGISSVWWWQNHQQDTLSPSSLSSEHDATNSTVNDDFQSIEATASSAETATIESAPTSSMTTDSNDQAATAVDSESAVSDATPSLASNQSDQENELASTTNADSSNVTSLSTTANEASSTESEAIAQITQQQTNNNELSMQFKDDCWIQVKDSSGKVLSIGLKKAGQSLTLSGQMPYSIILGAPEGVSITLADEPVDLSRYTAGKVARLTLP, from the coding sequence ATGAGTACTGAAAATAACGAAACCGATCCAAAAGTTGAAGTGAATACGACGCTTCCTGGTGAGATGCTGCGTCAACGTCGTCTTGAGTTAGGGCTTAGCCAGAAAGACATTGCTGAGAAATTACGCTTAAAAGTGTCTGTCATTGAGAGCATAGAAACGAATCAATTTGATAATCATCATGTAGCCACCTTTATACGTGGCTATTTTCGATCTTATGCCAAGATGGTCGGGATTAAAGAAAAAGACATTCTTATTGCATTAGAACAATCTGGTCGTGGGCAGCATAAAGAGCAGCCAATGCACAGTTTCTCTAAAAAAACAGAGAGAAAACAACATGATAACCGTATCATGAACCTCACTTGGGGGATTTTGGTTATCATTCTTGGGATCTCATCGGTTTGGTGGTGGCAAAATCATCAACAAGACACCTTATCGCCATCTTCTCTTTCTTCGGAGCATGATGCGACCAATTCAACGGTGAATGATGATTTTCAATCGATAGAGGCGACGGCGTCATCAGCTGAGACTGCAACGATTGAGTCAGCACCAACGAGCTCAATGACAACAGATTCTAATGACCAGGCGGCCACGGCAGTTGATTCAGAATCAGCGGTTAGTGACGCAACACCAAGCTTAGCGTCGAATCAAAGTGATCAAGAGAACGAGCTTGCCTCGACAACGAATGCTGACTCATCTAATGTGACCTCACTGTCGACTACAGCAAATGAAGCTTCCTCCACAGAAAGTGAAGCCATCGCACAAATAACCCAACAACAAACCAACAACAATGAACTGTCTATGCAATTTAAAGATGATTGCTGGATTCAAGTTAAAGACAGTTCAGGTAAAGTGTTATCGATTGGGTTAAAAAAAGCGGGCCAGTCTTTAACCCTGTCAGGGCAAATGCCTTATTCCATCATCTTAGGCGCGCCGGAAGGCGTCTCTATTACTTTAGCCGATGAACCTGTTGACCTTTCTAGGTATACTGCAGGTAAAGTGGCTCGATTGACATTACCGTAG
- the ispG gene encoding flavodoxin-dependent (E)-4-hydroxy-3-methylbut-2-enyl-diphosphate synthase, with protein sequence MQHESPIKRRKSTRIYVGNVPIGDGAPIAVQSMTNTRTTDVEATVAQIKSLEKVGADIVRVSVPTMDAAEAFKQIKQQVAIPLVADIHFDYRIALKVAEYGVDCLRINPGNIGNEARIRSVVDCARDNNIPIRIGVNGGSLEKDIQQKYGEPTAAALVESAMRHVDILDRLNFDQFKVSVKASDVFLAVDSYRLLAQKIDQPLHLGITEAGGARAGAVKSAVGLGMLLAEGIGDTLRISLAANPVEEIKVGFDILKSLRIRSRGINFIACPTCSRQEFDVIGTVNALEERLEDIITPMDVSIIGCVVNGPGEAEVSHMGIAGGNKKSAFYEDGKRQKERFDNDNVIDQLEAKIRAKASMLDSKNRIDISHIDK encoded by the coding sequence ATGCAACACGAATCTCCTATAAAGCGTCGTAAATCGACTCGAATTTATGTTGGCAATGTGCCGATTGGCGACGGCGCTCCAATTGCTGTTCAATCTATGACCAATACTCGTACCACCGATGTGGAAGCGACGGTCGCTCAAATTAAATCGCTTGAGAAAGTGGGCGCTGATATCGTACGCGTATCGGTACCAACGATGGATGCCGCAGAGGCGTTTAAACAAATTAAGCAACAAGTCGCCATTCCTTTAGTCGCTGATATTCATTTTGACTATCGTATAGCCCTGAAAGTGGCGGAATACGGCGTCGATTGTTTGCGTATTAACCCAGGAAATATCGGTAATGAAGCGCGCATTCGCTCCGTTGTGGACTGTGCACGAGACAATAATATTCCTATTCGAATTGGTGTGAATGGCGGCTCGCTAGAAAAAGACATTCAACAAAAATACGGTGAGCCGACGGCTGCTGCGTTAGTTGAGTCAGCAATGCGTCACGTCGATATTCTTGACCGTTTGAACTTCGATCAATTTAAAGTCAGTGTCAAAGCGTCTGACGTATTTTTAGCGGTAGACTCTTATCGTCTATTAGCACAAAAAATTGATCAGCCTTTACACCTTGGGATCACGGAAGCCGGCGGAGCTCGCGCTGGAGCCGTGAAATCAGCGGTCGGACTAGGTATGCTACTGGCTGAAGGCATTGGTGATACTTTACGTATTTCTTTAGCGGCGAATCCAGTTGAGGAAATTAAAGTTGGCTTTGATATCTTAAAATCTTTACGTATCCGTTCTCGTGGTATCAATTTCATCGCTTGTCCAACCTGTTCACGTCAAGAGTTTGATGTGATTGGGACAGTGAATGCTTTAGAAGAGCGTTTAGAAGATATTATTACGCCAATGGATGTCTCTATTATTGGTTGTGTCGTGAATGGCCCGGGTGAAGCGGAAGTGTCACACATGGGTATTGCTGGTGGTAACAAGAAAAGTGCTTTTTATGAAGACGGTAAACGTCAAAAAGAGCGTTTTGATAATGATAATGTTATCGACCAATTAGAAGCCAAAATTCGCGCTAAAGCGTCGATGTTAGACAGTAAAAATCGCATTGATATCAGCCACATCGATAAATAA
- the hisS gene encoding histidine--tRNA ligase, giving the protein MSKTIQAIRGMNDCLPTQSPLWHKVEDAVKRVVSSYGYSEIRMPIVEMTNLFKRAIGEVTDVVEKEMYTFEDRNGDSLTLRPEGTAGCVRAGIENGLIYNQEQRLWYVGPMFRHERPQKGRYRQFHQVGVEVFGLQGPDVDAELIMMTARLWRELGLDKHVRLELNSIGSLEARQHYRSVLIEFLEQHMDVLDEDSKRRMYTNPLRVLDTKNPDIQAILVDAPQLADYLDDDSKAHFAGLCELLDAAGIEYQVNQRLVRGLDYYNKTVFEWITESLGSQGTVCGGGRYDGLVEQLGGKPAPAVGFAMGLERLVLMLETLELNDVRKAVDVYLVTAGEGTLINGMKLAEQLRESVSGLRLMTHFGGGNFKKQFKRADKVGASIALVLGENEVAEGTVVVKDLTGGEQQTMAQSEVAAYLASII; this is encoded by the coding sequence GTGAGTAAAACAATTCAAGCAATTCGAGGCATGAACGATTGCCTTCCAACACAATCTCCGCTTTGGCATAAAGTGGAAGACGCGGTAAAACGTGTTGTCAGTTCATACGGTTACAGTGAAATCCGTATGCCTATCGTGGAGATGACTAACTTATTTAAACGTGCGATCGGTGAAGTGACCGATGTGGTTGAAAAGGAAATGTACACATTTGAAGACCGCAATGGTGATAGCTTAACCTTGCGTCCTGAAGGTACAGCCGGTTGTGTACGCGCAGGTATCGAAAATGGTCTGATTTACAACCAAGAGCAACGTCTTTGGTATGTGGGCCCGATGTTCCGTCATGAACGCCCACAGAAAGGTCGTTACCGCCAATTCCACCAAGTGGGTGTGGAAGTGTTTGGGTTACAAGGCCCAGATGTCGATGCTGAATTAATCATGATGACCGCACGTTTATGGCGTGAATTAGGTCTTGATAAACATGTTCGTTTAGAGCTGAATTCCATTGGTTCTTTAGAAGCGCGTCAACATTACCGTAGCGTATTGATTGAGTTTTTAGAGCAACACATGGACGTTCTGGATGAAGACAGTAAACGTCGTATGTACACCAATCCATTGCGTGTTCTGGATACCAAAAATCCTGATATCCAAGCGATTTTAGTTGATGCACCGCAACTTGCTGATTATCTTGATGATGATTCAAAAGCACACTTTGCTGGCTTATGTGAATTATTGGATGCAGCGGGCATTGAATACCAAGTCAATCAACGTCTTGTCCGTGGTTTGGATTACTACAACAAAACAGTATTTGAGTGGATCACCGAAAGCCTAGGTTCACAAGGTACCGTATGTGGTGGTGGTCGCTATGATGGTTTAGTTGAGCAATTAGGTGGTAAACCAGCTCCAGCGGTTGGCTTTGCAATGGGGCTAGAGCGTTTAGTTCTGATGCTAGAAACCTTAGAGCTGAATGACGTTCGTAAAGCCGTTGATGTGTATTTAGTCACTGCGGGTGAAGGCACATTGATTAACGGAATGAAGTTAGCCGAACAGCTACGTGAATCTGTATCAGGCTTACGTCTTATGACGCACTTCGGTGGCGGTAACTTTAAAAAACAATTTAAGCGTGCCGATAAAGTGGGCGCATCCATTGCTTTAGTATTAGGTGAAAATGAAGTTGCAGAAGGCACGGTTGTCGTAAAAGATTTGACCGGTGGTGAGCAACAAACCATGGCGCAATCAGAGGTTGCCGCTTACTTAGCAAGCATTATTTAA
- a CDS encoding YfgM family protein has translation MSIYDADEEQQVEAIKDWWRANGKAVVIGIVVGIGGIIGWRYYQDSLANAQESASHSYTAVVSNLEAKGLEATESAQDFINNYDTTSYAVLTSLQLAQVQVQANKLDDALTQLQWAKAHTKDDTLIPMIAYRTARVQAAKGQYDEAINTVTEVKSDAWKARNQELLGDIYLLKGDKDSAEKAYTQAQQDGSNSQVLQIKLDDLAK, from the coding sequence GTGAGTATCTACGACGCTGACGAAGAACAACAAGTAGAAGCAATTAAAGATTGGTGGCGTGCGAATGGTAAAGCTGTCGTGATCGGTATCGTGGTCGGTATTGGTGGCATTATCGGTTGGCGTTATTATCAAGATTCTTTAGCTAATGCCCAAGAATCGGCTTCTCACAGTTATACTGCTGTGGTTTCTAACCTTGAAGCAAAAGGCTTAGAGGCAACGGAATCGGCCCAAGATTTTATCAATAATTACGATACCACCTCTTATGCGGTATTAACCTCATTGCAATTAGCTCAAGTGCAGGTCCAAGCCAATAAACTGGATGATGCCTTAACGCAATTACAATGGGCGAAAGCGCATACCAAAGATGACACTTTAATACCGATGATTGCTTATCGTACCGCGCGCGTGCAGGCTGCTAAAGGTCAATACGATGAAGCGATTAACACCGTAACCGAAGTGAAATCAGATGCTTGGAAAGCTCGCAATCAAGAGCTATTAGGCGATATTTATCTGCTTAAAGGTGATAAAGATTCAGCTGAAAAAGCGTATACACAAGCTCAGCAAGATGGCTCAAACAGCCAAGTGCTACAAATCAAACTAGATGATCTTGCAAAGTAA
- the bamB gene encoding outer membrane protein assembly factor BamB, whose amino-acid sequence MKKMFNRSLAMSLVALGLFGCAGEEDTIVMAPLPVVESQFTPATEWTASIGDGVGHYFSKLSPVYAYGKVFVASRDGEVKALDPETGKTLWEVDLEGDQPARLSGGLTASYDKLYIGDENGQAFALSVDDGSVVWKKDIDGEVLAKPLADESLVMFHTSKGTLVALKEDSGEPFWEINNDVPNLTLRGDSSPVSISGGVFWGMANGRLAAALIQRGQLLWQQPIGTPKGSTEIDRLVDVDASPLIIGSNLYAVGVNGQLVAIDLRSGAPMWKRTYSSATDLASDGSRIFVVTDKDHIAAVDVRSGTPLWTNDSLEYRQLTAPVLINQYLVVADGEGYLHWIDRATGKFVAQQLIDEDGIAVPPVETDDGFVIITREGDIKKMQIPEGS is encoded by the coding sequence ATGAAAAAAATGTTCAACCGTAGTCTAGCCATGTCACTTGTTGCATTAGGTTTATTTGGCTGTGCTGGAGAAGAAGACACCATTGTGATGGCACCTCTACCTGTGGTCGAGAGTCAATTTACTCCGGCAACGGAATGGACGGCATCGATTGGTGATGGTGTTGGGCATTATTTTTCAAAGTTATCCCCTGTTTATGCCTATGGAAAAGTGTTTGTAGCGAGCCGTGATGGTGAAGTCAAAGCACTGGATCCTGAAACGGGTAAAACGCTTTGGGAAGTTGATCTTGAAGGCGATCAACCTGCTCGTTTGTCTGGTGGACTAACCGCTTCTTATGACAAGCTGTATATTGGCGATGAAAATGGTCAAGCGTTTGCATTGTCAGTCGATGATGGTTCGGTTGTTTGGAAAAAAGACATTGACGGTGAAGTGCTGGCTAAACCATTAGCCGACGAAAGCTTAGTGATGTTCCATACCAGCAAAGGTACATTAGTTGCCCTAAAAGAAGATTCTGGTGAGCCGTTTTGGGAAATCAATAATGACGTTCCCAACCTGACCTTGAGAGGGGACAGTTCACCGGTGTCGATTTCGGGTGGTGTGTTCTGGGGAATGGCTAACGGTCGTTTAGCCGCTGCATTGATTCAACGTGGTCAATTATTATGGCAACAACCGATTGGTACGCCAAAAGGTTCAACCGAAATTGATCGCTTAGTTGATGTGGATGCGTCGCCGTTAATCATAGGTTCAAATTTGTATGCGGTTGGAGTCAATGGTCAATTAGTGGCAATTGATTTACGCTCAGGCGCTCCGATGTGGAAACGAACCTATTCATCAGCCACTGATTTAGCCTCTGATGGCAGTCGTATTTTTGTGGTGACTGATAAAGATCATATTGCAGCCGTAGACGTTCGCAGTGGTACGCCTCTTTGGACAAATGATTCATTAGAGTACCGCCAATTAACCGCACCAGTTTTGATTAATCAATACTTAGTGGTGGCGGATGGAGAAGGCTATTTGCATTGGATTGATCGCGCAACCGGGAAATTTGTGGCTCAACAATTGATTGATGAAGATGGCATTGCGGTTCCTCCGGTGGAAACTGACGATGGCTTTGTTATCATCACCCGAGAGGGCGATATAAAGAAAATGCAGATCCCCGAAGGATCGTGA